Sequence from the Rhodothermales bacterium genome:
CGCGATCTTGATGGCCCACACGGAATCGTTGGCCGCCGCGTAGCGGAGTCCGCCCCGTTCCGGAAGCCGACCGCCGAGCGCCACATCTACGGTGTCGCCGTCCGGCGCAATGCGCCACATGGTGTGGCTGGAGGGTTCGAATACAAGCGCCGTGTCGGCGGCAAACCCGGCCAGGTACGGAAAGGTGTCGGTCCGGCGGCGCAATTCGCGCAGCACCCGTTCCCCGGGCGCACCGACACCTGCTGCGTTCTTTTCGCCGGATTCAACACGGTATACCGAGCCCGTTCCGGTGTCTGTCATCCAGAGGGTACCGTCCGCGGCAAAGCCGACCGTTCGGGGATGCACCAGATCCGGCGTCGCGAGGGTTCCCGCCACGCGGAGCGTGTCCACCGGCAGCTCGGCCGCCAACTCGCGCGACAGGCTGTCGGCCGGGAACAGCGCCCGCGACTCGGTCCGATTGCAGGCGGAAGGTAGGCAGCCCGTCAGCGACAGGGCCAGCAACAGGAACAACGGTGTGCGGAGGGTGATCATGCGCAACCCAACGCCTGACTTCCTTGGCGGTGCCCGGCCGCCAGAACGTTTACTGGACTATGCAGCACACCATTAATTGACCACAACACTTCGTGTGGATACCACATGATCGAATTTACCACGAAGGTAGTACGTTCCTGTAGGCAAATGGGGGATCGACGAGAATGTAGTTTCTCCGATCGGGACTACTCCGGAATGCAGAGAGTGGACCTTCCTGCCCAGCACGTCAAAGAGTTCCATAGAAACCTCCATCGGCTTGGGCACGATAACCCGCACTTCAAAGATACCGTCACTCGGGTTTGGATATACAGCCCATGAAAGATCGTTTGACAGTGAAGGAGGGTTTCTCTTCGCTGGAGGCCTTGGTGTCGTCAACACCGTCGAAAGACCCCTGACGAAATCCACGTCTTGGCGAAGCTTGCGAATGGAGTCCCAATTATCCATGCCCTGCGACCAAACGACGGCAATCGAGGCTGTGTAAACTTCATCAGGTGCCAGCGAGAATGGTCCGATACTTCCAAGCATCCGTTGTCGTTCTATACCAGCTGTCGAACCCTCCCCATCGGTGTTCATCATGGACCAGAATTCTGATTCGATCGGGTCACCCGGATACATAAACTTTGTTTCTTTACCAGAATCCGTCCGCAAGTAACCCCCAGCCCCGCCCTCGACAAGTGGTTGAGGAACCGGGGCTAGATATCTTACGAACGGCCATTCACCAGTAAGCCACTGGAACATATAATTGCTGAACACGAGCAAGTTGATCTCTCTGTACAGTGGCATCGTACTTGAGAACGCACGTTCAATGACTGAGGAGCGAGAGTCCTCTTTGTATGAGTGTGCCAAGACGGTGACACCAACCGCGGGTGGCTGATTACCATAGTCTTCATTGGCACTATTATGACTATACAAGTACATCATTCCACGTGTCGTATCTGTGCCTATATACCAATCTTGTTGGTCTCTACTCTCCACTTTCCATCCAATAAAAACACTATCGATTGAAACGAGGTTTTTGTTGCGTACCTCATACCTGTAAAATGTCGTGTTACCCAACACCCCCGGATT
This genomic interval carries:
- a CDS encoding T9SS type A sorting domain-containing protein, with the protein product MAASSSSYLSTGNVSAQVFNNGELFTNGDSLGYEVPRGSGKHALEHMGIWIASATDGDVREAGTVFGGQSEYNEFWPGPLSGETAPTNCNTFDRIYRVQYEDDVLAGHATVRPDVSAWPVNVGAEYDDVNGVPGYQPFDGDTPRMYGDEMLWWLMNDRGNRHQSTRSDPVGVEVTGMAYVFENPGVLGNTTFYRYEVRNKNLVSIDSVFIGWKVESRDQQDWYIGTDTTRGMMYLYSHNSANEDYGNQPPAVGVTVLAHSYKEDSRSSVIERAFSSTMPLYREINLLVFSNYMFQWLTGEWPFVRYLAPVPQPLVEGGAGGYLRTDSGKETKFMYPGDPIESEFWSMMNTDGEGSTAGIERQRMLGSIGPFSLAPDEVYTASIAVVWSQGMDNWDSIRKLRQDVDFVRGLSTVLTTPRPPAKRNPPSLSNDLSWAVYPNPSDGIFEVRVIVPKPMEVSMELFDVLGRKVHSLHSGVVPIGETTFSSIPHLPTGTYYLRGKFDHVVSTRSVVVN